In the Bacillus solimangrovi genome, one interval contains:
- a CDS encoding Ig-like domain-containing protein gives MMRFKSNIFLLTFFLIACLSFISPLHAADYLEWEHNVTEDAKKAWTVSFNDKVKRSSVSRSTVFITNSKSIQVKSTVQLSKDQKSFTVTPLAAYQAGETYQLTITNKVKSVDNVTLTKTVIMPFKYVEPINEEEPTILPTPETQVKDEPLSENVFKVEVELGAYISQVKVTANDYISSVKIEGNDMHYLGNNEYQLGLSGLESGQYLNIQGFDNNGKLIQRERHTIE, from the coding sequence ATGATGCGATTTAAATCCAATATTTTCTTATTAACGTTTTTTTTAATCGCTTGTCTATCTTTTATCTCTCCTCTTCACGCAGCAGATTATTTAGAATGGGAGCACAATGTAACAGAGGATGCAAAAAAAGCTTGGACAGTCTCTTTTAATGATAAGGTCAAACGTTCTAGTGTTTCTAGAAGTACTGTTTTTATCACAAACTCTAAAAGTATACAAGTTAAAAGTACAGTCCAACTATCAAAAGATCAAAAATCATTTACAGTTACTCCTCTTGCAGCTTATCAAGCTGGAGAGACATATCAGTTAACGATTACGAACAAGGTGAAATCGGTAGATAACGTTACACTAACTAAAACCGTTATTATGCCATTCAAATACGTTGAACCTATAAATGAAGAAGAACCTACTATTTTACCTACGCCTGAAACACAAGTGAAAGATGAACCGTTGAGCGAGAACGTATTTAAGGTAGAAGTAGAGCTAGGAGCTTATATTAGCCAAGTCAAGGTCACAGCCAATGATTACATATCCTCCGTTAAGATTGAAGGTAACGACATGCATTATTTAGGTAATAATGAATACCAACTTGGGTTATCAGGTCTAGAATCTGGGCAGTATTTGAATATTCAAGGATTCGATAATAATGGAAAGCTTATTCAACGTGAACGACACACAATTGAATAA
- a CDS encoding S-layer homology domain-containing protein → MKKYSFVFILVIALYFNMTQLSVVRAENMFEEKMSELSKLGILENGHLPYDEQITRAEMASLITRSLLLPEGDKTFSDVPRSHLFYVDVNKAASSGLINGIGSDKFAPDRKLTREEMAALIDRALRFKGGSPTLGKLSFTDNEQIYFSTSVQHLVHVNIINGFPDNTFRPKENVTRGQASVTISRMLTTLKEIEQDKQQREQEETDKDSEEVIDKEESEVDKSSYYLAEIEKDGDLDKLTAFDTYQQAKDALNDYNNAVILHNDKIVWMEDGIAITDRYTKIYEEDLYQFNNFIAAGTEVQYIGADEEKVKVQFLKNVGYIKLESLTLIPDKLVEERTHYKVQDEQFIHVLYRNGSYESYVYGMAPPFIDDGEKVHSEDGVHFDEGEYYQYFNYLPLRTKTSYDAEDLDRYIEAMQPDSPLIGLGKAFKQAEEEYRVNALYLLAHAIHESAWGFSEIAKEKNNLYGINAIDSNPLQNAAQFDNFQDGILYAGMYISDRYLTPGAIYRGGLLGNKSIGMNVMYASDPYWGQKISGHMYRADQYLGEKDFEQYELAEVIVDKLNVREMPDKKADVIYQIATKGATVVVLDEEESEDGVWYKIISDSDKAEEAYIYADGELGTFVEKIEY, encoded by the coding sequence GTGAAAAAGTATTCATTCGTTTTTATATTAGTAATAGCCTTATACTTCAATATGACTCAACTGAGTGTCGTACGTGCAGAGAATATGTTTGAAGAGAAAATGAGTGAGCTTAGTAAGTTGGGAATACTGGAGAACGGACATCTTCCATATGATGAACAGATTACTCGCGCTGAAATGGCTTCATTAATTACTCGTTCATTGCTTCTTCCTGAAGGTGACAAGACGTTTTCTGACGTTCCTCGTTCACATTTGTTTTATGTAGATGTAAATAAAGCAGCTTCAAGTGGTTTAATAAACGGAATTGGAAGCGATAAGTTTGCACCAGATCGAAAACTTACTAGAGAAGAAATGGCAGCTTTAATTGATCGTGCACTTCGCTTCAAAGGTGGTTCTCCGACATTAGGGAAGTTGTCGTTTACTGATAATGAACAGATCTATTTTTCTACATCTGTACAACACCTGGTTCATGTAAATATCATAAACGGTTTTCCAGACAATACGTTTCGTCCAAAGGAAAATGTCACACGGGGACAAGCATCAGTGACTATTTCTCGTATGTTAACAACGTTAAAGGAAATTGAACAAGATAAGCAGCAACGAGAACAGGAGGAAACTGATAAAGATTCTGAAGAAGTTATTGATAAAGAAGAAAGTGAAGTTGATAAATCAAGTTACTATCTTGCAGAAATAGAGAAAGATGGGGATCTTGATAAGCTGACAGCATTTGATACGTACCAACAGGCGAAAGATGCATTAAATGACTATAATAATGCAGTAATCTTACATAACGATAAAATTGTATGGATGGAAGATGGTATTGCGATCACTGATCGATATACGAAAATTTATGAAGAGGACCTCTATCAGTTTAATAATTTTATTGCTGCTGGAACAGAAGTCCAGTATATAGGTGCAGATGAAGAAAAGGTTAAAGTGCAGTTTCTTAAAAATGTTGGTTATATTAAGCTTGAAAGTTTAACATTGATACCTGATAAATTGGTAGAAGAGCGTACACATTATAAAGTACAAGATGAACAGTTCATACATGTCTTGTATCGAAATGGAAGTTATGAGAGTTATGTGTATGGGATGGCACCACCTTTTATCGATGATGGAGAGAAAGTACATAGTGAAGATGGTGTTCATTTTGATGAAGGTGAGTATTATCAATACTTCAATTACTTGCCACTCCGTACAAAAACAAGCTATGATGCGGAGGACTTAGATCGATATATTGAAGCGATGCAGCCCGATTCTCCGTTAATTGGGCTTGGAAAGGCATTCAAACAGGCTGAAGAAGAATATCGTGTTAATGCGTTATATTTGCTTGCACATGCTATTCATGAAAGTGCATGGGGATTTAGTGAAATTGCGAAAGAAAAGAATAACTTGTATGGTATCAATGCGATAGATAGTAACCCATTGCAAAATGCTGCACAATTCGATAATTTCCAAGATGGAATTCTTTATGCTGGAATGTACATAAGTGACCGATATTTAACTCCTGGAGCAATCTACCGTGGTGGTTTGCTAGGTAACAAAAGTATTGGAATGAATGTAATGTATGCATCTGATCCGTATTGGGGTCAAAAAATTTCAGGTCATATGTATCGAGCTGATCAATACTTAGGAGAAAAAGACTTCGAACAGTATGAACTTGCAGAAGTGATTGTAGATAAGTTAAATGTGCGAGAAATGCCAGATAAAAAAGCTGATGTTATCTACCAGATTGCAACTAAAGGAGCTACTGTTGTAGTCTTAGATGAAGAAGAAAGTGAAGATGGTGTTTGGTATAAAATAATATCAGATAGTGACAAGGCTGAAGAGGCTTATATTTACGCAGATGGTGAGCTAGGTACATTTGTTGAAAAAATTGAATACTAA
- a CDS encoding S41 family peptidase → MNMSFRLKVGLQTIIFFLLMIGTATAADIEEVRNLIEENYIDEVPGEVLQQDSIDKILDDLDPYSDYFTQSEYEEFEQSINRNYTGIGIVVNAVSDGVEIVSIFKDSPAKSAGLMVGDIIIEADGTSLQGKSVDKATLFFKGEPGTQVNVKVKRPTANTELDVSVKRQDINMPVVEAHKLAGNIGYISLYSFSESAAEKMKEAILSLKDVDGWIIDIRGNGGGYLKTAQKIAGFFPEVENALIVENRDKSQQIYPVEEQAVQFSKPIAMLINGSSASASEIVAGAVQDYESATLYGQTTFGKGLAQTLFDVESGGMLKLSVAEFFTPKGDVINEKGIQPDIKTSVGEELVTAHQDLLLASLDEELDIDAGVRSRYPVFTVQTKSSYDAENLKEKVSLVELGGEKVPVYVHPNSYTSFKITPQQALKSETDYLLLIDSDNGMQSISFVTKKELGSRDLTYIPFKDLELSNYFTGPVMVLEQEKIVTGISEDYFAPYYYLTRQDAAVMFARALDLDTENVSDSGFKDVEGDQYYSGAVAAMKHSGIIKGRSDEIFGTNEILTREEMAAMIARAFDFEESEASSPFLDVTESEFKTDIVTIYELGITTGSTPTTFSPNKVVTRGQFSTFLYRALLIKNGTGTLEITSVK, encoded by the coding sequence ATGAATATGTCGTTTCGATTAAAAGTCGGGTTGCAGACAATTATCTTCTTTTTATTGATGATAGGAACGGCAACTGCAGCAGATATAGAAGAGGTTCGAAATCTAATAGAAGAAAATTATATCGATGAAGTACCAGGTGAAGTGCTTCAACAAGATTCAATCGATAAGATCTTAGATGACTTAGACCCGTATTCTGACTATTTTACCCAATCAGAGTACGAAGAATTCGAACAATCAATTAATAGAAACTATACAGGAATTGGTATTGTTGTAAATGCAGTGTCAGATGGTGTAGAAATCGTTTCTATTTTTAAAGATAGTCCAGCTAAATCAGCTGGCCTTATGGTAGGGGATATTATAATAGAAGCCGATGGAACGTCACTACAAGGAAAGTCAGTAGACAAAGCAACGCTATTTTTTAAAGGTGAGCCAGGTACTCAAGTGAATGTAAAAGTAAAACGCCCGACAGCAAATACTGAATTAGACGTATCGGTGAAAAGGCAAGATATTAATATGCCTGTCGTTGAAGCTCATAAGTTAGCAGGCAATATCGGATACATATCACTTTATAGCTTTAGTGAGAGTGCGGCTGAGAAGATGAAAGAAGCAATCCTATCTTTAAAAGATGTAGATGGTTGGATTATTGATATACGTGGTAATGGTGGCGGTTATTTAAAGACAGCTCAAAAAATTGCTGGTTTTTTCCCTGAAGTTGAAAATGCACTGATAGTCGAGAATCGTGACAAATCTCAACAAATTTATCCTGTGGAAGAACAAGCTGTTCAATTTTCAAAACCGATTGCCATGTTAATAAATGGTTCCAGTGCAAGTGCATCAGAAATTGTTGCAGGTGCAGTTCAAGATTATGAAAGTGCAACACTATACGGACAAACAACATTTGGAAAAGGGCTAGCACAAACGTTGTTTGATGTTGAAAGTGGTGGGATGTTAAAGCTATCAGTTGCCGAATTCTTCACACCAAAAGGGGATGTTATTAATGAAAAGGGTATTCAACCGGACATTAAAACTTCTGTTGGAGAAGAATTGGTAACAGCACATCAAGATCTACTATTAGCAAGCTTGGATGAAGAATTAGATATTGATGCTGGTGTACGTTCTCGTTATCCAGTCTTCACTGTACAAACAAAGTCATCGTATGACGCTGAGAACTTAAAGGAGAAAGTGAGCTTAGTAGAATTAGGCGGAGAAAAAGTACCTGTGTATGTTCATCCTAACTCTTATACATCATTTAAAATTACTCCTCAACAAGCATTGAAGAGTGAAACGGATTATCTACTCCTGATAGATTCAGATAATGGAATGCAATCTATCTCATTTGTGACAAAAAAGGAACTTGGTTCACGTGATCTAACTTATATACCATTCAAAGATTTGGAGCTCTCTAACTATTTTACTGGCCCAGTTATGGTGTTAGAGCAAGAAAAAATCGTGACAGGCATAAGTGAAGATTATTTTGCACCATATTATTACTTAACACGACAGGATGCTGCTGTGATGTTTGCACGAGCTTTGGATCTTGATACTGAGAATGTCAGTGATTCTGGGTTCAAGGATGTGGAGGGAGATCAATATTATTCTGGGGCAGTTGCTGCGATGAAACATTCAGGAATTATAAAAGGACGTTCGGATGAGATTTTCGGTACGAACGAAATTTTAACGCGAGAAGAGATGGCGGCAATGATTGCACGAGCATTTGACTTTGAAGAAAGTGAAGCTTCATCACCATTCCTTGACGTTACGGAATCTGAATTTAAGACAGATATTGTGACAATCTATGAGTTAGGGATTACGACAGGAAGCACACCAACAACATTTTCTCCAAATAAAGTTGTTACGAGAGGTCAGTTTTCTACATTTTTATATCGTGCATTGCTTATAAAAAATGGTACAGGTACGTTAGAAATTACTAGTGTAAAGTAA
- a CDS encoding Ig-like domain-containing protein, with product MNFSNIFSKISILFICSMMFFSIFFSFSQSTKVIAANNARIKDSSPRDGSKQVPVDIEPTITFNDKVLNVHENRIELKLKKSNNKYEEIELKEIRKSGEKLIIVPEDKLEFNKKYVLEIDNNAVELKNGYYRNSRNIDFETNYIDFYDLMVVNDAKLSSILETYTPRELRVIAPDRYIEEISVLHKKRGKVEDDTLQQITDSLTNIDIVTEDTYKVKRVYVKIKYQGHTMHSGNAIKVTDNDDKRKKGKDLYTLGFGNLPPAYDVIVISYNSKNEEVDKQTIKVAANDKLFQEIKETYKYKTAGESFTLYELLDDDKKFNDLLTENDMKKLKVQVDD from the coding sequence ATGAATTTTTCTAATATTTTTTCTAAAATATCCATATTATTCATTTGTTCAATGATGTTCTTTTCTATATTTTTCTCCTTCTCTCAGTCAACTAAAGTTATTGCAGCAAACAATGCACGAATAAAAGATTCTTCACCTAGAGATGGATCAAAACAAGTTCCAGTAGATATCGAACCTACTATTACCTTTAACGATAAAGTTTTAAACGTTCACGAAAACAGAATCGAACTGAAATTAAAAAAAAGTAATAATAAATATGAAGAAATAGAACTAAAAGAAATTCGAAAGTCTGGTGAAAAATTAATTATCGTTCCAGAAGACAAATTAGAGTTCAACAAAAAATACGTTCTTGAAATTGATAACAATGCAGTTGAACTAAAAAATGGATATTACCGAAACAGCCGAAATATAGACTTTGAAACAAACTATATAGACTTTTACGATTTAATGGTTGTGAACGATGCAAAACTATCGAGTATATTAGAAACTTATACACCACGTGAGCTTAGAGTAATTGCACCTGACCGATATATTGAAGAGATTTCTGTTCTTCACAAAAAAAGAGGAAAAGTTGAAGATGATACTTTACAACAAATAACAGACTCCTTAACAAACATTGACATCGTAACGGAGGATACTTATAAAGTTAAACGTGTCTACGTCAAAATCAAATATCAAGGGCATACAATGCACTCTGGTAATGCGATTAAAGTTACCGATAATGATGATAAGAGAAAGAAAGGCAAAGATTTATATACATTGGGATTCGGTAACCTTCCACCCGCCTATGATGTAATCGTTATTTCATATAATAGCAAAAACGAAGAAGTTGATAAACAAACGATAAAAGTTGCAGCAAATGATAAGCTATTCCAAGAAATTAAAGAAACCTATAAATATAAAACTGCTGGAGAGTCTTTCACACTATACGAATTACTTGATGATGATAAAAAATTCAACGACCTCTTAACTGAGAATGATATGAAAAAGCTGAAAGTTCAAGTGGATGATTGA
- the secA2 gene encoding accessory Sec system translocase SecA2: MLNTLKRLLGDEQQRKLKKHYKIVEQINSLEAEYEQLSDEDLKLKTTEFKEALSNGKTIDDIKVESFAIVREASKRILGMRHYDVQLIGGLVLTDGNIAEMPTGEGKTLVASLPSYLRALEGKGVHVITVNEYLARRDRDMIGQIHEFLGLTVGLNIPMMEPADKVAAYKADITYGVGNEFGFDYLRDNMVADPRQKVQRPYHFVITDEVDSVLIDEAKTPLIIAGKTEVSAELHFIGAQVAKRFKDGEDFTFDIETRATNLTDQGIEKVENAFGVDNLYEIEHQTLYHYMIQALRARVMFERDVDYIVQDGKVLLIDMFTGRPMEGRTLSDGLHQAIEAKEGLEITEENKTQASITIQNYYRMYPIISGMTGTAKTEESEFQQLYGMDVIQIPTNKPIIRDDRTDRVYLTKDQKYNAVMEEVKQCHAKGQPVLVGTTSILQSEQVAEYFDKAKLPYHLLNAKSIEQEVKLISLAGQKGQITIATNMAGRGTDIMLGEGVAELGGLHVIGTERHESRRIDNQLKGRSGRQGDTGSTQFIISLEDDMFRRFAKEEVERTAQKIKADENGQITDKKIHELVDRVQRICEGSNYAVREYNLKLDNVINEQRGVIYSLRDKVLENEDIVSIILPMIDSYATYTVNEHCPEELVPEEWPLKELEAKLNYIIVEPKVVFNHNILDISEVKEEVEEKTLAYKANIELLKENKKVQFTIKRLTLMVIDHYYTKHLESMTRLKEGIGLRHYQQEDPMRLYQKEGLELFSKTFSELERDASFQLARLARPILEQQQSEEENK; encoded by the coding sequence ATGCTAAATACGTTAAAAAGGCTACTTGGCGACGAACAACAACGTAAATTAAAAAAACATTACAAAATCGTTGAACAAATCAACAGCCTTGAAGCAGAGTATGAACAGCTCTCAGATGAAGACCTTAAATTAAAAACAACAGAGTTCAAAGAAGCTCTATCAAATGGAAAAACGATTGATGATATAAAAGTCGAAAGCTTTGCTATCGTACGTGAAGCATCGAAACGTATTCTTGGTATGCGCCACTATGATGTACAACTAATAGGTGGATTAGTCTTAACCGATGGCAATATAGCTGAGATGCCTACTGGTGAAGGAAAGACACTTGTAGCTTCTCTACCAAGTTATTTACGTGCTCTTGAAGGTAAAGGTGTGCACGTTATTACTGTTAATGAATATTTAGCTCGACGGGATCGAGATATGATCGGTCAAATTCATGAATTTCTTGGCTTAACTGTCGGATTAAATATTCCAATGATGGAACCAGCAGATAAAGTTGCAGCATACAAAGCAGATATCACATATGGTGTTGGTAATGAATTTGGTTTTGACTATTTACGTGATAATATGGTCGCAGATCCTCGTCAGAAGGTGCAACGTCCATATCATTTTGTCATCACTGATGAAGTCGATAGCGTACTTATTGATGAGGCAAAAACACCTTTAATAATTGCAGGGAAAACAGAAGTTAGTGCTGAATTGCATTTTATAGGTGCACAAGTAGCTAAACGTTTCAAAGATGGTGAAGATTTCACCTTCGATATAGAGACGAGAGCAACAAACTTAACAGACCAAGGAATTGAGAAAGTAGAAAATGCATTTGGTGTCGATAACCTATATGAAATTGAACATCAAACACTGTATCATTATATGATTCAAGCGTTAAGAGCACGTGTCATGTTTGAACGAGATGTTGATTATATCGTTCAAGATGGTAAGGTTCTCTTAATTGATATGTTCACAGGACGTCCAATGGAAGGCCGTACATTAAGTGATGGCCTACATCAAGCAATCGAAGCAAAGGAAGGTCTTGAAATTACCGAAGAAAACAAGACACAAGCTTCCATTACAATTCAAAACTATTATCGTATGTATCCAATTATTTCAGGTATGACTGGCACTGCGAAAACGGAAGAATCTGAATTCCAACAATTATATGGGATGGATGTTATCCAAATTCCGACAAACAAACCAATCATTCGTGATGACCGCACAGACCGTGTCTATTTGACGAAAGATCAGAAATATAATGCGGTCATGGAAGAAGTTAAGCAATGTCATGCGAAGGGACAACCTGTTCTTGTCGGTACAACATCTATTCTTCAATCTGAACAAGTCGCAGAATACTTTGATAAAGCAAAACTCCCTTACCATCTCCTAAATGCTAAGAGTATTGAACAAGAAGTTAAACTAATTTCACTTGCAGGTCAAAAGGGGCAAATAACAATTGCAACAAATATGGCTGGGCGAGGTACCGATATTATGCTCGGTGAAGGTGTTGCAGAACTTGGAGGTCTTCATGTAATTGGTACAGAACGACATGAAAGTCGCCGAATCGACAACCAATTAAAAGGCCGTTCTGGTCGTCAAGGTGATACTGGTTCGACACAATTTATTATTTCACTAGAAGATGATATGTTCCGCCGTTTTGCGAAAGAAGAAGTTGAAAGAACCGCTCAAAAAATAAAAGCTGATGAAAATGGGCAAATCACTGATAAAAAAATCCATGAACTTGTTGATCGAGTACAGAGAATATGTGAAGGTAGTAACTATGCTGTACGTGAATATAACTTAAAATTGGATAATGTCATTAATGAGCAACGCGGTGTCATTTATTCGCTACGAGATAAAGTGCTTGAAAATGAAGACATCGTATCAATTATTTTACCTATGATTGATTCATATGCAACGTATACTGTTAATGAACATTGTCCTGAGGAGCTTGTTCCAGAAGAATGGCCATTAAAAGAATTAGAGGCAAAGCTAAACTATATTATCGTTGAGCCAAAGGTTGTATTCAATCATAACATTTTAGATATTTCTGAGGTTAAAGAAGAGGTAGAGGAAAAAACTTTAGCTTATAAAGCGAACATCGAGCTATTAAAGGAAAACAAAAAAGTTCAATTTACAATAAAACGATTAACACTAATGGTGATCGATCATTATTATACAAAACATCTTGAAAGCATGACTCGTCTAAAAGAAGGAATTGGACTTCGTCACTATCAACAAGAAGATCCAATGCGCCTTTATCAAAAAGAGGGTCTAGAGTTATTCTCAAAGACGTTCAGCGAATTAGAGCGCGATGCATCATTCCAGCTTGCTCGTCTTGCTAGGCCAATCTTAGAACAACAACAAAGTGAAGAAGAAAATAAATGA
- a CDS encoding accessory Sec system S-layer assembly protein, with amino-acid sequence MLSFFKKKNKIKKQGNDSTISTETLLNEKDDNTQDEEITTHLSIHPSWQLKEEEKYVYRFLNNECHPLKPNQLSLSGIELTEENDSYRITAFIRSSLSKEVRLKEATLLLISADNEKLGRKMFNLSEIGEIPAQSSRPWHFTFSKEDLFTNDIPKEGWKLAFDLSPSSRKHSLDLAESWQKSLADADKQKLEQMVNKMTPPKPGEVNFLGIQANQKQNGNLHITMLIRNGSPKTLTLKQLPLVIEDATGEIVAKGGFTLGEFEVKANTSKPWTFIFPSSLLLKEAIDLSKWKAYLPSQPK; translated from the coding sequence ATGTTATCGTTTTTTAAAAAGAAAAATAAAATAAAAAAACAAGGAAACGATAGTACGATTTCCACAGAAACATTATTAAATGAGAAAGATGACAATACGCAAGACGAAGAAATCACAACACATCTATCTATCCATCCTAGCTGGCAGCTAAAAGAGGAAGAAAAGTACGTTTATCGTTTCCTTAATAACGAATGTCACCCTTTAAAGCCAAATCAACTGTCACTCTCAGGTATTGAATTAACTGAAGAAAATGATAGTTATCGTATAACTGCATTTATTCGTAGTTCTCTATCAAAAGAGGTTCGTTTAAAAGAAGCAACACTCTTATTAATCAGTGCTGATAACGAAAAGTTAGGGAGAAAAATGTTTAATTTATCTGAAATTGGTGAAATACCTGCACAGAGTAGTCGTCCTTGGCATTTCACCTTTTCAAAAGAAGACCTTTTCACAAATGATATTCCAAAAGAAGGTTGGAAGCTTGCATTTGATTTGTCACCTTCTTCTCGTAAACATTCATTAGACCTTGCAGAAAGCTGGCAAAAAAGTTTAGCAGATGCTGATAAACAAAAACTTGAGCAAATGGTAAATAAGATGACTCCACCAAAACCTGGTGAAGTTAACTTTCTTGGGATTCAAGCAAATCAAAAGCAAAATGGTAACCTTCATATCACGATGCTTATTCGAAATGGTAGCCCTAAGACCTTAACACTAAAGCAACTACCACTTGTAATTGAGGACGCCACAGGTGAAATTGTAGCCAAAGGAGGCTTCACTCTAGGTGAATTTGAAGTAAAAGCAAATACGAGTAAGCCGTGGACTTTCATCTTCCCTTCGTCACTACTGTTAAAAGAAGCCATTGACTTAAGCAAATGGAAAGCGTACTTACCGTCACAACCTAAATAA